The Flavobacterium psychrophilum genome includes a region encoding these proteins:
- a CDS encoding DNA mismatch repair protein MutS has protein sequence MAKFSIGDQVSVLDDSFSGRVKNFKGGKVIIETNEGFELPFDESELIKITNQGELRSFFSSQSLGSVLREKEEPKKRSFVKEKKSRKDDFVLEVDLHIEKLVPNKRGMSNYDILTLQTETAKRQLEFAIKNRMPKVVLIHGVGEGILKAELDFLLGRYEGIDFRDADYQKYGLGATEVYIKQNPNR, from the coding sequence ATGGCGAAGTTTAGTATTGGCGATCAGGTTAGCGTACTGGATGATTCTTTTAGCGGCCGCGTTAAAAATTTTAAAGGCGGGAAGGTAATCATAGAAACCAACGAAGGTTTTGAGCTGCCTTTTGACGAAAGCGAACTTATTAAAATAACCAACCAGGGCGAGTTGAGGTCTTTCTTTTCATCGCAAAGCCTTGGATCTGTACTTAGGGAAAAAGAAGAACCGAAGAAGCGCAGTTTTGTGAAAGAGAAAAAATCACGCAAAGACGATTTTGTACTCGAAGTAGACCTGCACATAGAAAAGCTCGTACCCAACAAACGTGGAATGTCTAATTACGACATACTAACCCTGCAAACGGAAACAGCAAAACGCCAATTGGAATTTGCTATAAAAAACAGGATGCCTAAAGTGGTTTTAATTCATGGGGTGGGAGAAGGCATACTTAAAGCTGAACTCGACTTTTTACTGGGCCGTTATGAAGGCATAGATTTTAGGGATGCCGATTACCAGAAATACGGACTGGGAGCTACCGAAGTATATATAAAGCAAAACCCTAACAGGTGA
- a CDS encoding cysteine desulfurase yields the protein MKKAYLDNASTTALRPEVLQEITHILAENYGNPSSTHTFGRSAKVVVETSRKTIAALIGAEAREIIFTSGGTESNNWIIRSAVKDLGVKRIISSKVEHHSVLHAVLEAQKEFGITVDYINLLPDGSADITHLVQLLSQDVLTLVSLIHVNNETGTVLDIERVGRICKQYNAYFHTDTVQSIGKMPLDLAAIPADFIVASAHKFHGPKGIGFAFARKNLMLKPFIYGGEQEKGFRAGTEALHQIGGMAKALELSYANLEEEKKHITALKAYFTEQLDNHFPGYRINGENDSLFYNIINVMLPLPEDKTSMILFHLDMKGVAVSRGSACQSGSVRPSHVLKEILTGDDIKKPSLRISFSHFNTKEDIDLLIAALKTV from the coding sequence ATGAAAAAAGCATATCTTGATAACGCAAGTACAACCGCATTAAGGCCGGAAGTACTACAGGAAATAACGCATATTCTTGCCGAAAATTATGGCAACCCATCTTCTACCCATACTTTTGGGAGAAGTGCCAAGGTTGTTGTAGAGACGTCGCGCAAAACCATCGCCGCACTTATTGGTGCAGAAGCCCGTGAAATTATTTTTACATCGGGTGGTACAGAATCCAATAACTGGATTATAAGGAGTGCCGTTAAAGATCTTGGCGTAAAACGTATTATAAGTAGTAAGGTAGAACATCATTCGGTGCTTCATGCCGTACTTGAGGCCCAGAAAGAATTTGGCATTACTGTAGATTACATCAATCTCCTGCCGGACGGCAGTGCAGATATTACCCACTTAGTGCAATTGCTTAGCCAGGATGTTCTAACACTGGTAAGCCTTATTCACGTGAATAACGAAACGGGTACGGTACTGGATATAGAAAGGGTAGGGCGCATATGTAAACAATATAACGCCTATTTTCATACCGATACGGTTCAGTCTATTGGTAAAATGCCGTTAGACCTTGCAGCTATTCCGGCAGATTTTATAGTGGCAAGCGCTCATAAATTCCACGGGCCAAAAGGAATCGGATTTGCTTTTGCGCGCAAAAACTTAATGCTGAAACCATTTATATATGGCGGTGAGCAGGAAAAAGGTTTCCGTGCTGGTACAGAGGCATTACATCAAATTGGTGGGATGGCTAAGGCACTTGAATTATCGTACGCGAACCTTGAGGAAGAGAAAAAACATATTACTGCCCTAAAAGCATACTTTACGGAACAGCTTGATAATCATTTTCCGGGTTACAGGATTAATGGGGAAAATGACAGCCTGTTCTATAATATTATAAATGTTATGCTGCCGTTACCGGAAGACAAAACTTCGATGATATTATTTCATTTGGATATGAAGGGGGTTGCTGTATCAAGGGGTAGTGCGTGCCAGTCCGGGAGTGTACGGCCTTCTCATGTGTTAAAAGAGATACTTACGGGTGACGATATAAAAAAGCCATCATTACGAATTTCATTTAGTCACTTCAATACCAAAGAAGATATAGATTTGCTGATCGCAGCATTGAAAACAGTATAA
- a CDS encoding OmpW family protein, which yields MKKIILSVFALSFFSISSVFAQQDSNPNTDFKRWQVRLRGLAVVPSESASIGLIDGDAAISTAVIPELDFTYFFTKNFAAELILGTSKHDVNTTGSDISAVGGPTSTNVDLGSVRLLPPTLTFQYHFYPLADKNFKPYVGAGINYTIFYDVKGGNTVKDVKYDNAVGFACQLGIDYMITDTFFINIDAKKIFLNTDVTVDASNLAAGLSIPAEVDIDPWLFGIGVGMRF from the coding sequence ATGAAAAAAATAATTTTATCTGTATTTGCCCTTTCTTTTTTTAGCATTAGTTCTGTTTTTGCACAACAGGATTCTAACCCAAACACCGATTTTAAAAGATGGCAGGTACGCCTTAGAGGCCTTGCAGTAGTACCTTCAGAAAGTGCCTCTATAGGATTGATAGACGGCGATGCAGCCATATCCACCGCTGTTATTCCGGAACTTGATTTTACCTATTTTTTCACTAAAAACTTTGCCGCCGAACTTATCCTCGGAACGTCTAAACATGACGTAAACACAACAGGTTCGGATATCTCTGCCGTAGGCGGACCAACAAGTACCAATGTAGATTTGGGCAGTGTTCGCCTGTTACCGCCAACCCTTACTTTTCAGTACCATTTTTATCCGCTTGCCGATAAAAACTTCAAGCCGTATGTAGGCGCAGGTATAAATTACACCATTTTCTATGATGTAAAAGGCGGAAATACCGTAAAAGATGTTAAGTATGATAATGCAGTAGGCTTTGCATGCCAGCTGGGTATCGACTATATGATTACCGATACGTTTTTTATAAACATCGATGCTAAGAAGATTTTCCTTAACACAGATGTAACCGTAGATGCTTCTAACCTTGCCGCAGGGCTAAGTATACCGGCCGAAGTGGACATCGACCCGTGGCTATTTGGCATAGGCGTAGGTATGAGGTTTTAA
- a CDS encoding antibiotic ABC transporter ATP-binding protein, translated as MKAIKSTSFQKVMQFAKPYRTRFIWVILFSIFLSLFAAARPYLLKQTVDAYLIPKDESGMLFYVTLMGIVLIFEVISQFYFVYWANWLGQDIVKDIREKLFSHINNFRMKFFDNEAVGRLVTRTVFDIESISKIFSQGLFMIISDMLKMLVILAFMFYMNWKLSIVVMLAMPILVFATRVFQKKMKGAFEEVRAQVANLNTFIQERVTGMRIVQLFNREDIEFEKFKQINQKHNDAWQKNILYNSIFFPIADTISSLTLGMVIWYAGINILNGDSITEPGDMFAYIMYIGMLFNPLRQIADKFNEMQMGIVASDRVFELLEMEDLVQKSGTVTAGHFKGAINFEKVHFSYIQDEEVIKGINLSIDAGQTIAIVGSTGAGKSTIINLLNRFYEINSGTITIDGIDINEFTLESLRKQIGIVLQDVFLFADTILNNITLNDPSITRETVIQAAKDIGVHNFIMSLPEGYDYNVKERGVMLSSGQRQLIAFLRVLVSNPSILILDEATSSIDTYSEELIQNATDKITEGRTSIIIAHRLATVVNADKIIVMDKGLIVEAGTHYDLINREQGYYKNLYYSQFVVESEE; from the coding sequence ATGAAAGCCATTAAATCGACATCATTTCAAAAGGTAATGCAATTTGCAAAACCTTATCGAACCCGTTTTATATGGGTTATATTATTCTCTATATTCCTTTCGCTTTTTGCAGCTGCAAGGCCATACCTTCTTAAACAGACTGTAGATGCCTACCTTATACCTAAAGACGAATCGGGAATGCTGTTTTATGTAACCCTAATGGGCATCGTGCTTATTTTTGAGGTTATATCGCAGTTTTATTTTGTGTACTGGGCCAACTGGCTGGGGCAGGATATTGTAAAAGATATCCGCGAAAAGCTGTTTTCGCATATCAACAATTTCAGGATGAAGTTCTTTGATAACGAAGCCGTAGGAAGACTGGTTACCCGAACTGTTTTTGATATCGAATCCATATCGAAAATTTTCAGCCAGGGATTATTCATGATCATAAGCGACATGCTTAAAATGCTGGTGATACTTGCCTTTATGTTCTATATGAACTGGAAGCTGAGCATTGTGGTAATGCTGGCAATGCCAATACTGGTATTTGCTACCCGTGTTTTCCAGAAAAAGATGAAAGGTGCTTTTGAAGAAGTACGTGCGCAGGTGGCTAACCTTAATACCTTTATACAGGAACGCGTTACAGGTATGCGTATCGTTCAGCTTTTTAACCGTGAGGATATAGAGTTCGAAAAATTCAAACAGATCAACCAGAAGCATAATGACGCATGGCAAAAGAATATCCTGTATAACTCGATCTTCTTCCCTATTGCCGATACCATTTCATCATTAACACTGGGTATGGTTATCTGGTATGCGGGTATTAATATCCTTAACGGAGATTCTATTACAGAACCGGGAGATATGTTTGCCTACATTATGTATATAGGTATGCTTTTTAACCCATTGAGGCAGATTGCCGATAAATTTAACGAGATGCAGATGGGTATTGTAGCGTCTGACAGGGTATTTGAATTACTGGAGATGGAAGACCTTGTTCAGAAATCGGGAACTGTAACTGCCGGTCATTTTAAAGGAGCTATCAATTTTGAGAAGGTACACTTTAGCTACATTCAGGATGAAGAAGTAATAAAAGGTATTAACCTGAGCATTGATGCCGGGCAGACAATAGCTATTGTTGGATCGACAGGCGCAGGAAAATCGACTATTATTAACCTGCTGAATCGTTTCTACGAGATCAATAGCGGTACGATTACTATTGATGGCATAGATATTAACGAATTTACACTGGAAAGCCTTCGTAAGCAGATAGGTATCGTATTGCAGGATGTTTTCCTTTTTGCTGATACTATCCTTAACAATATTACACTTAACGATCCGTCAATTACTAGGGAAACTGTAATTCAGGCTGCGAAAGATATTGGCGTTCACAACTTCATTATGAGCCTTCCGGAAGGTTACGATTATAACGTGAAAGAGCGCGGTGTTATGCTTTCATCGGGTCAGCGACAGCTAATTGCCTTTTTAAGGGTACTGGTGAGTAACCCAAGTATATTGATACTGGATGAGGCTACCTCTTCTATAGATACCTATTCGGAAGAACTGATACAGAATGCAACCGATAAGATCACCGAAGGAAGAACATCGATAATCATTGCACACCGACTGGCAACTGTTGTAAATGCCGATAAGATCATCGTTATGGACAAAGGCCTTATTGTTGAAGCCGGAACACATTACGACCTTATTAACCGTGAGCAGGGTTATTATAAAAACCTTTATTACTCACAGTTTGTAGTAGAAAGTGAAGAGTAG
- a CDS encoding pseudouridine synthase — protein MRYFIEFAYNGKNYCGWQYQPHSPSVQETLNKALSTLLRTTVDVVGAGRTDTGVHARQMFAHFDHEEITDTTKLVQKLNSFLPQDIVVYRFIPLHEDAHARFDAKSRTYEYHIHTYKDAFDFEGSWYHFHPLNVEKMNEAAKLLLNYTDFKCFSKTHTDVRTFNCDVREACWDMQDNKLVFTVTADRFLRNMVRAIVGTLISVGLEKISIDDFKAIIESRDRNKAGFSVPAHGLYLTKVIYPYL, from the coding sequence ATGAGATACTTTATCGAGTTTGCATACAATGGAAAAAATTATTGCGGATGGCAATACCAGCCGCATAGCCCATCGGTACAGGAAACTTTAAACAAAGCTTTGTCTACTCTGCTTAGGACAACTGTAGATGTTGTAGGTGCCGGCCGTACCGATACCGGTGTACATGCACGACAGATGTTTGCCCATTTTGACCACGAAGAAATTACAGATACAACCAAGCTTGTACAAAAGCTGAATTCATTTTTACCACAAGATATTGTAGTGTATCGTTTTATACCGCTGCACGAGGATGCCCATGCCCGTTTTGATGCAAAAAGCAGAACGTACGAATATCATATTCATACCTATAAGGACGCTTTTGATTTTGAGGGAAGCTGGTACCACTTTCATCCGCTGAATGTTGAAAAGATGAATGAAGCTGCTAAACTCCTTTTAAACTATACCGACTTTAAATGTTTCTCTAAAACACATACCGATGTCAGGACGTTTAATTGTGATGTCAGGGAGGCGTGTTGGGATATGCAGGATAACAAGCTGGTATTTACTGTAACCGCCGACCGTTTTTTACGCAACATGGTAAGAGCAATTGTTGGAACACTTATTAGCGTAGGCCTCGAAAAAATAAGCATTGATGACTTTAAAGCCATCATTGAAAGCCGCGACAGAAACAAAGCAGGATTTTCGGTTCCTGCACACGGATTATACCTTACCAAGGTAATTTATCCGTACCTTTAA
- a CDS encoding phosphodiesterase, producing the protein MKILLLSDTHSHIDDTILKYVRQADEVWHAGDIGDLSVTDILKKEKPLRGVYGNIDSNEARLEFPLNNRFMCEGVDVWITHIGGYPGKYNQAVRDELNSNPPKLFICGHSHILKVQFDQKLNLLHMNPGAAGVSGFHQVRTMLRFEIEGDKIQNLEVIEIGKR; encoded by the coding sequence ATGAAAATCCTCCTTCTTAGCGATACCCACAGCCATATCGATGATACTATATTAAAATACGTTCGCCAGGCCGATGAAGTATGGCATGCGGGCGACATAGGTGATCTTTCTGTTACCGATATTTTAAAGAAAGAGAAACCTTTGCGTGGCGTATACGGAAATATAGACAGTAATGAAGCACGACTGGAATTTCCGTTGAATAACCGCTTTATGTGCGAGGGTGTAGATGTGTGGATTACGCATATTGGTGGCTATCCCGGTAAATACAATCAGGCGGTAAGGGATGAGTTAAACAGCAACCCGCCCAAACTTTTTATTTGCGGGCATTCGCACATACTTAAAGTGCAGTTCGACCAAAAACTAAATTTACTGCATATGAATCCCGGAGCAGCGGGAGTAAGCGGATTTCACCAGGTACGCACCATGCTGCGTTTTGAAATTGAAGGCGATAAAATTCAGAACCTCGAAGTGATCGAGATAGGGAAGAGGTGA
- a CDS encoding transcription termination factor Rho, with product MIQRIQTVYLFISFLATAVLPFVLPLWVTGTDQNYYFIQDLSFVMLFAFSTTLSVVSILSYKKRKSQFVIGRLNIILNLILLGLFVFRLFNLSGETDPEKVVSEKGIGVILPIVSIVFLSLANKAIKKDEDLVKSVDRLR from the coding sequence ATGATACAACGAATACAAACCGTATATCTTTTTATATCGTTTCTAGCAACGGCAGTACTTCCGTTCGTTTTACCATTATGGGTAACAGGCACAGACCAGAATTATTATTTCATTCAGGACCTGTCTTTTGTAATGCTGTTTGCTTTCAGTACTACATTAAGTGTTGTAAGCATACTATCCTATAAGAAAAGAAAAAGCCAGTTTGTTATAGGCAGGCTTAATATAATATTAAATTTAATTTTATTAGGGTTATTTGTATTCAGGCTATTCAATTTATCCGGAGAGACAGATCCTGAAAAGGTCGTTTCAGAGAAGGGTATTGGGGTAATCCTCCCGATTGTTTCTATCGTTTTTCTAAGCTTAGCAAATAAAGCTATCAAGAAGGATGAGGACCTCGTAAAATCAGTAGACCGCTTGCGATAA
- a CDS encoding transcription termination factor Rho → MFDISELKEMKLPELQEIAKKAKINKYRGLKKDELVYQILDHQAANPATIKPLFEEATPAAATETPAEQPVEKAKRARIAPENQKNDQVIKKAAPVKKESPFTLPLDDTADATPVVTEEPTPKPEFKKPAPKAEATETTTADAVTPKAVPQPKERIIKEDRKKTIPVKDGATAKPQGADAKPSDRPKKPQISEEERLAQIERANANNPNHPSYKGNLNKDKDSVPVTPAAAAPATPVAAKEAAPHQNTQNKKQNYREPDYEFDGIIESEGVLEMMPDGYGFLRSSDYNYLASPDDIYLSNSQIRLFGLKTGDTVKGVVRPPKEGEKYFPLVKVNKINGHDPQVVRDRVSFEHLTPLFPEEKFNLADKQSTISTRIIDLFSPIGKGQRGMIVAQPKTGKTMLLKDIANSIAANHPEVYLIVLLIDERPEEVTDMQRSVRGEVIASTFDEPAERHVKVANIVLEKAKRLVECGHDVVILLDSITRLARAYNTVQPASGKVLSGGVDANALQKPKRFFGAARNIEGGGSLSIIATALTDTGSKMDEVIFEEFKGTGNMELQLDRKIANKRIFPAIDLTSSSTRRDDLLLDEKTIQRMWIMRKYLADMNPVEAMDFINERFKKTRNNEEFLISMND, encoded by the coding sequence ATGTTTGATATTTCCGAATTAAAAGAAATGAAGCTTCCTGAGCTTCAGGAAATTGCAAAAAAAGCAAAAATAAACAAATACAGAGGGCTTAAAAAAGACGAACTGGTTTATCAGATCCTTGATCACCAAGCCGCAAATCCTGCTACTATTAAACCTCTGTTTGAAGAAGCAACTCCTGCTGCAGCTACCGAAACACCGGCCGAGCAGCCTGTTGAAAAAGCAAAAAGAGCAAGGATAGCCCCAGAAAATCAAAAAAATGATCAGGTTATAAAAAAAGCGGCTCCTGTAAAAAAGGAATCACCTTTTACACTGCCATTAGATGATACTGCCGATGCTACTCCTGTTGTGACAGAAGAGCCTACGCCAAAACCGGAATTTAAAAAACCGGCACCAAAAGCAGAAGCGACCGAAACTACTACCGCAGATGCTGTTACTCCCAAAGCTGTTCCGCAGCCTAAAGAGAGAATAATTAAGGAAGACAGAAAGAAAACTATACCTGTTAAGGATGGTGCTACGGCGAAACCTCAGGGTGCTGATGCAAAACCATCTGACAGGCCGAAAAAGCCACAGATTTCTGAAGAAGAAAGACTGGCACAGATTGAAAGGGCAAACGCAAACAATCCTAACCATCCTAGTTATAAGGGTAACCTTAACAAGGATAAGGATAGTGTACCGGTTACACCTGCTGCTGCAGCTCCCGCAACTCCGGTTGCTGCTAAAGAAGCTGCTCCGCATCAGAATACACAAAACAAAAAACAAAATTACCGCGAACCCGATTATGAGTTTGACGGAATTATAGAAAGCGAAGGTGTTCTTGAAATGATGCCTGATGGATACGGTTTTCTTCGTTCTTCAGATTACAACTACCTTGCATCTCCCGATGATATTTACCTTTCTAACTCTCAGATCCGTCTTTTCGGACTTAAGACTGGTGATACTGTAAAAGGTGTGGTTCGCCCGCCTAAAGAAGGAGAAAAATATTTCCCGCTTGTTAAAGTAAATAAGATCAACGGACACGACCCTCAGGTTGTGCGTGACAGGGTTTCTTTTGAACACCTTACACCACTTTTCCCGGAAGAAAAATTTAACCTTGCCGACAAGCAAAGTACAATTTCTACAAGGATAATCGATTTGTTCTCGCCAATTGGTAAAGGACAAAGAGGTATGATCGTTGCTCAGCCTAAGACGGGTAAAACAATGCTTCTTAAGGATATAGCTAATTCAATTGCGGCTAACCATCCTGAAGTTTACCTTATCGTATTACTTATTGATGAGCGTCCTGAAGAGGTTACCGATATGCAGCGTAGTGTTAGAGGTGAAGTTATTGCTTCTACTTTTGATGAACCTGCAGAACGTCACGTAAAGGTGGCTAACATCGTACTTGAAAAAGCAAAACGTTTAGTAGAATGTGGTCATGATGTAGTAATACTTCTTGACTCAATTACCCGTCTTGCAAGGGCTTACAATACAGTTCAACCTGCATCTGGTAAAGTATTAAGTGGTGGTGTTGATGCTAATGCATTACAAAAACCAAAACGTTTCTTTGGTGCTGCACGTAACATTGAAGGGGGCGGATCGCTTAGTATTATTGCTACTGCACTTACCGACACCGGCTCTAAAATGGATGAAGTTATCTTTGAAGAATTTAAAGGTACAGGTAATATGGAGCTTCAGCTCGATAGAAAAATCGCTAATAAGCGTATCTTCCCTGCTATCGATCTTACATCGTCAAGTACAAGGAGAGATGACCTTCTTCTTGATGAGAAAACAATACAGCGCATGTGGATAATGAGAAAATACCTTGCGGATATGAATCCGGTTGAGGCTATGGACTTTATCAACGAACGCTTTAAGAAAACAAGAAACAATGAAGAGTTTCTTATCTCTATGAACGACTAA
- a CDS encoding exodeoxyribonuclease III: protein MKIATYNVNGVNGRLPVLLRWLGEAQPDIVCLQELKAPQEKFPESDIINAGYQAIWHGQKQWNGVAILVKNGMDIKEVGRALPGDAEDVQSRYLEAMVEGILICCLYLPNGNPAPGPKFDYKLKWFQRLTDRAQALLEFKIPVILLGDFNVMPTEKDVYKPERWVNDALFRPETREAFHNLVAQGWTDAIRKLYPDETIYTFWDYFRKAYDRNAGLRIDHFLLSPQLVKKLKHAEVDRHVRGWEKTSDHAPVWIELSK, encoded by the coding sequence ATGAAAATAGCCACATATAACGTAAACGGAGTCAACGGGAGGCTGCCGGTGCTGCTGCGCTGGCTTGGCGAGGCACAACCCGATATCGTATGCCTCCAGGAGCTTAAGGCACCGCAGGAGAAATTCCCTGAGTCCGACATTATCAATGCGGGATACCAAGCCATCTGGCACGGGCAAAAGCAATGGAACGGTGTCGCCATCCTGGTAAAAAACGGAATGGATATAAAGGAGGTTGGGCGCGCCCTGCCCGGAGATGCCGAAGATGTACAAAGCCGTTACCTTGAGGCTATGGTAGAGGGTATTCTCATTTGCTGCCTGTACCTGCCTAACGGCAACCCTGCGCCCGGTCCTAAGTTCGACTACAAGCTAAAGTGGTTTCAACGCCTAACCGACCGCGCACAGGCTTTATTGGAATTCAAGATTCCGGTTATACTGTTGGGTGACTTTAATGTAATGCCCACCGAAAAAGACGTATACAAACCAGAACGCTGGGTAAACGATGCGCTTTTCCGTCCGGAAACCCGTGAGGCATTTCATAACCTTGTAGCTCAGGGGTGGACAGATGCTATTAGAAAGCTATACCCCGACGAAACCATATATACCTTCTGGGATTACTTCCGTAAAGCCTACGACCGTAATGCCGGGCTGCGTATCGACCATTTCTTACTGAGTCCGCAATTGGTTAAGAAACTCAAACATGCCGAAGTCGACCGCCATGTACGTGGCTGGGAAAAAACCAGCGACCATGCCCCGGTGTGGATTGAACTTAGTAAATAG
- a CDS encoding oxidoreductase — protein sequence MSIFNGKAVIVTGAGMGLGLAASKVLAQKGADLALVDYNEEALNKAKEDIKAVAPNAKILTVVADVSDEEAVKNYVEKTLAEFGKIDGFYNNAGIEGKQAPLVDYDVEVFKKVIDINLMGVYYGLKHVIPAMQKNGGGKIVNVASVGGIRGVINQMPYVASKHAVSGMTKNAAIEYGKDNIFTNAIAPGAILTPMVAEAFKQVNPSDPKAAETEYAQRNPARRLGQPEEVGKLVAFLLSDECQYVNGQTIAIDGGESNLYGNS from the coding sequence ATGAGTATATTTAATGGTAAAGCAGTGATTGTTACCGGCGCAGGAATGGGTCTTGGTCTGGCTGCTTCAAAAGTATTAGCGCAAAAAGGTGCAGACCTTGCCCTTGTAGATTATAATGAAGAAGCCCTTAACAAGGCGAAAGAAGATATTAAAGCTGTCGCTCCAAACGCGAAGATCCTTACAGTAGTTGCCGATGTTTCGGACGAAGAAGCTGTAAAAAACTACGTAGAAAAAACACTTGCCGAATTCGGCAAGATCGACGGTTTCTACAATAATGCAGGTATCGAAGGCAAACAGGCTCCGCTTGTGGACTATGATGTGGAAGTTTTCAAAAAGGTGATCGACATTAACCTTATGGGTGTGTATTACGGACTGAAACACGTTATCCCTGCTATGCAGAAAAACGGTGGCGGTAAGATTGTAAACGTGGCTTCTGTAGGTGGTATCCGTGGGGTTATCAACCAGATGCCGTATGTAGCAAGTAAACACGCTGTTTCGGGTATGACCAAAAACGCCGCTATAGAATATGGTAAAGACAACATTTTTACCAACGCTATCGCTCCGGGTGCTATCTTAACGCCAATGGTTGCCGAAGCCTTTAAACAGGTTAACCCATCCGACCCTAAAGCTGCAGAGACAGAGTACGCACAGCGTAACCCTGCAAGAAGGCTAGGTCAGCCCGAAGAAGTGGGTAAACTGGTTGCCTTCCTCTTAAGTGACGAATGCCAGTACGTAAACGGACAAACCATTGCTATTGACGGCGGTGAATCGAACCTGTATGGTAACTCATAA